AGGGATTTGGTCttctcgtcatcctcctcgtcttccttcTTGATGCAGGCTATGAGCATGCCGAGCATGaagtcctcctcctcctccgtgaGGAGCCACATGTCCTGCTCATGCGTCGAGTGGTCCAGGAGAAGGTAGTCGGCCAGCTCCTCTTGCTGATCCGAGAGCTGGGGCCAAAGGCCATCCGCAGCCGCTTCGGCACGCGTTATGGCGTCGGTGTCTGGAACGGAAGTGAGGTCAGCTTGGGATGGGCTGTCTTCATCTGGTTGGTCGGTGAGTCCGTGAGCCGTCTGTACAAggagggccgcgagggTCTTCCAGCGTAGTctctcgtcgagctcgtcttcCTTGACATCGGCCGCtcgcttcttcttccctGCTCGGAGCGACTTCCATTCCGCCTGCAGATGCTCGGCACGCTCGTCCCAGAGGTTCTGGACGAATcctgccgccgccttgcGCACTCGCGGCTCCTTGTCGAATAtgaggcgcgcgacctTCTCccggtcctcctccatctcatccTGAAGAGCCCCTGTCTTGTCGATGAGGGTGATGGCGTTGATGGCATTGGTGCGAACTGGTgtctcgacgtcgagtgACGCCATCTTGATGAGGCGCGGCGCTAAGCGCAACGTAAACGAACTTGCGTTGTTCGCGAGCGACACGTTGGAGAACAGACCCGTAAGCGCCTTGACCGTCTCGAGACGCGCCCCGCCGTCTGGATCATTGGACCCGCGTACAAAGTAATTGAGGTAGGTGTTGGTCGCGTACTTCTCTGGGTATTTCTTTACCCAGATCCCGAGCTCGTGCACGCAAGCGGTACGGATGGCCGGGTCGGTGTCACGTAGACGGTGAATGAAGATGCTGTTGTCAGGCGAACACGTCCGGTTGGCAACTTACACGTCGAAGATCTCCTTCATGTGCTCTTCCAAGCGGACCTTCTGGGCGTGTGactccttgaccttgttCTCCGCATTCTTtgcgcgcttcttggcggcTTGGCCACTCTTCTTCGCTTCCGCTTCCTTCTGTCGCTGCTTGACACTGAGGTCCTTGTTGACCTGCGCTGCAGCATCGCACAAAGCAGAGTGGACCTTGAGGCCGATGAAAGTGGACGTGTGGCGGATGGAGCGGAGTGGAGAGGATGACATGGAGCCAAGCCAtgcgaggatgagaggCATGATCGCCTGGGAGTGCTTGGTGGATCCGTTGTCCTCGTAAATCAAGCCGGACAGCTTGAGCGACTCGATGAGGTGGTGGACTACACTCGAGAGGTTGGGCTTGAACGCCCGCAGCTgcttgaccttggcgaTTAGGGGATAAGTTGCGGTGTTGTTCTGAAGTCAGTactcgaggaaggcggaAACTCACCTTGacgctctcctcctggaTACGGTCGATAGCCTCGCCTGTTCCATCCAGGTCGACGgcttcgtcctcgtccacgtcgGCTGAGAGCCCGCAGGCTCGaatgaggaagaggacgagctcatggACCGCCGACTTCTCGGCAGCGGCATCGTCCGTTGCTCCCTGGTAGGCGTGCACCCAGTCGTCAACGAGCGGTtcgagcgcgacgtcggGCTGTAGCAACgcgtctggtgtcagctgagcAACATAGGGGCTTCAGCTTCAGCGACACGCACTGAAGAGCGAAGAGTCATTCTTTAAGCCCTCGATGGGCTCGAGATCGGACGCCGGCACCGTCTTCGGCGCCTTGGGCCGTTTTGGtggccgcggcgcgcgtgTCCCCCCGTTCGCCTTGCGCTTACGCGGTTGTGGCCGCTCATCTTCACTCTCAGTCTAGTGTCAGTGTGTGTAGGCCGAAGATAACTCACAAGTTCAGATAGATCGCTGTCATCTCCATCATGACGCGTCTTGCCTGCCATCAGCCATCTTCCTTCGTTGCGTTTGTTCGTGTGATACGCACCGTTCTGCGGCGCAAAGCGATCTACTTGCTTGCGAGCACGCGCACCACGCCGTGGTTCGGCGGGGACTGTCGAGTTTGACATTGAATGTTGTATGTGggtggatggcgaggaaggagtTAATGACGGAGGGGAATGGCAAATCAATAACAACGCGGCTACCTAACAGGGTTTCTTgttccttcctccccttcctccttgaccCCCCAATCATTAAACGACACCCTGGGTGAGGTAGAGACGCGCCACCTGGACCGGCGCGTCCAAAATTACGTAACCATTGTTTTGAAACCCAACCCAGCTACGTACAGAAAGTCCAGTCAACctgatggatggatgatgaCATGTagcaccttccctccacccttCCCAACAACATCAATGGCCccacgagggcgaggccgcGTAACACGCTCCTCTACGCGCGCCTCAAACTCTGTCTCCCTCACGCATGAGTCTCTGCCTCTCCCAGAATCAGGTCTCTCCAGCCCGTTGCATCCGAGCGGCCAGTATATCTATCTCGCGCATGAGCGCAAGCcgaccgacgccgagtGCCGCGCCGCTTACCGTACCGGAATCGAGGCTCTCTCCGACGCAAGCCACGCACTGCTCCAGTCTCTTGTTCCAGTCCGCTCTTGGAAGCGGTTGTGGGACCCCAACTCCTCGCATCTTCCGCGGCACGGccacgccgcctcgagctcggatGGCGTTGAATGGCGTAccgcgcgcctcgcgtACCCCTGTTCTTGTGAGCTCTCACCGTCATGGTTCTCCTAAAGCTGACCGCAGGCAACCTTCCCATATGGCGGCACGCGTACGCACCACCTTTTCCCCCGCCGACAGCGAGCGCCTTACCCCGTCTTCGTCAACAACCCAAGTCGGATCAAATGGTGCATTTTGGCGACGACGTTCCGGAATGGGTGAACTTCGGTCTTGAGGGTGACCTCGACCCCGCGATCGATGATCTGGCCGAGTTCGAGCATGAGTGGCCAACTGCGACACCGTGGCGGAGGGACAAAGGCAAGGggcgcgcgcagcctccCAACTCACCGCCGTTTGTGGCGCAGCGCTTGGTCCAGCCTCAAGCCTTTGACTGCTTCTTGCCAGAGTCATCATTGTTTTCTTCCACCGACTTCCGCCCTTCCACCAGGTTACCGCCTACTGTCCAACACCAACAGCCATCTCGACGAGCCTCGCCACCTCTACGATCACGGCCTGTCCCACACCGCGCGCCCCCTTCTTCCGCTCTATCCAGTCCCACCGCAGACGAGTCTCCTCTTCCTGAAGACTACGTCTTGGACGCGCGCATGCGACGCGCTTGGTGGCGCGACAACATGGCCCATGGGTGTGGCGCGTTCTGGGACACCATCACGCGGCCAGTATACCCAGCACCATCGATCCGCTCGAAGCATCGCGTCCGACGTGACGACGCGTATCGCGTCCCGCGCAACCTCGCGAGGCTCAATCACCCGCTCCACCCCGACGTGTACCACTACTGCAAACACGCTGGGACCAGGGTGTACTGGTTGATCCCCATACATGGGCCCGTGATCGTCCCAGGTCTTGAGGACCCCGTCACGAACCCCTCGGCACGGCCATGGGCATCACGCGCCGAGTTTGGCACCAAGCTCAGCAATGCATCCCCGTCCAAGCCAATCGTGGTGCGCTGGGTGccggccctcctccacacTTTTCTCAAAGAACTGTTCGAGCCCGCCTGGCGCGATCCTGCCCGGTATGGCGCACTCCACCTCGCTTTCTCAGGCCCCAAGCCTGATCCCTATCTCGCTCCGCaaccgccaccaccactgGAGGCGCATACCCACACTCCAGAAGGCGCTAGGGGGCGCGTCCCCGtccgcgtcgaggccggcgaccATATGCGCATCTACTGCGACGCCGCATTCGCTCTGAGCCTCCGGACGTGGCTGCATTGGTGGGAGACTGACGGTCGAAGGCCGTTCGACCGAGCGCGTTTCGCGCTGGTCGGGCCGAGGGGTGAGGTGTTAGTCGTGGCATAGTGTTGTAGCACTAGTATGTCATTACCTGTATCATCTCACCATCACGAACACGACTCATGCGGTTACGCGACAAGCCTGTTAAGGCCACAAATACCATGTCAGTCTCTACTAGTTATACAGTGTTGTGTCTTGAGCGTCTCTCCTAGCTCGCGTCTGAGGCCACAGCCGTCGCGGCTGCCTCGTCACCgccgtccgcctcctccaggcGTTTCCGAAACGCCTCGATCTCCGAGTCAAACTTtgcctcgagctcggcgttggcTGTCTCGAGTGCATGGACCTTGGTCTCGAGACTCTCGCCAGGTGGCCAGAAGCCAGCCCACGCATCCGCCTCCTTGGTCGGTATTGTCTCTGGTCGTTAGCTCCACAAGGTTCAACGATTAGACTCACGGACACGCTCCGGGCCAAAGATCTCAGCCATGACCTCGTTGCGCGCACGGAAGCGGCTcatggcgagctcgcgggggtcgagctcatcaagcGCATCCGCCCACGGCTCGATCGActccgccgccatcgcGTTCTTGGCAAAGTGATCCGCGCCTGGCGGCGCCATCTGCCTTGGGAGCGCAGGCGCCTGCGGCCCTTTCTGCTATCAGCTCAAGTCGCATCCAGAAGAGCTACCTTTCCctgcttcttcttgccaGCTGAAGCCTGTGCGCGTGCCTGAGCAGCGGCGagttgctgttgctgtgcgaggaagagctgttgctgctgcaCGGGGTCGATGGACATCGGCATACCCGACGCCATGCCCTGCGGCAGCCCCGGAACGCCGGGTACACCCGGCATGCCTTGGGGATGGCTGGCGACACCGGGTGCTCCAGCGAACGGCATCTGGCCTGGATGGAACTGTGGAGGCATAGGGTTTGGGAACGAGTTCATCGTGGCGAAAGTGATGTCGAGGTGATCGGCGGGAAACGGTCAGAGTGACGTTAGTCACGGGGATgtcggggttggagggGTATGCCAAGAAGAGGCTCGCGCGATGTAGGGGGTGTTTGTaggggatggagggatggagggatggagggatggagggatggagggatggagggatggagggatggagggatggagggatggaggggaaTGGAGGGGGATGATGGTGGTTCTGGGTGGATGGAAAGAGGACAATGGATGAGAGAACAATAGGTAAACCATCAACAAACGCGACCAAAGACGTGACAAGGATCCCAACCAGTTACATTTCAAAGTCGCATTAGGATATTCATAATACGCCAATATACTAACGGGATTGAAAGTCTATTGGAACTAATACAGTACATTGTTTCTTCCACCTTTAACCACCCTACCCCGCTTCACCTTTGGGCCCTGTTTGCTAGTTAAACCCTGAGTCCCGATCCATGACGACTACGACGCCATTCTGATGTTCACCTGTTCAGTAACACCAACCaacaccttcctcatcctATCTCAACTCGTttcatcctcatcactctcctcatcgccactACATCAAGCTCACAACCTGCAGATGCTCTTGCTCTAGCCCCAAATTTTCTGCACACTCGCGACATGGCAGACCGCACCAATACTGCCCGGGTCAATCCCCCACCCCGCCGAAAGGTATGACCGGCATCTCATAACGTTCCTGCCCCATTCCTTCCGCTCCGATCGCGCTGCAACCACTCCAACCTTCCACAACTTATcgctgactccaggtcGCAGGCCAGGTTTCGCTCGGCGGCTCGCCCGCGTCGTCCGGCCCTTCGACGCCCCTTTCCTCCCAACCACGGCTTAAAGCTCATATCAACCCTGCCAATATTATTGGTggctcaccctcgccggcCGCAGTGCCTTCACCGCGGCCCGTTGTCCGCGTACCATCAAACGTCAGCGTCCGCACAGATGCGCCAGTCCGAAGCACGCCGCGCTCCGAAGTGGGCGGACCGAGCGTTACGCGCGCCAGCCCTGCACTTGGTCAGCGACCCTTGGTGGCAAGGGCAGGGGCTGGGCCGCGTGCCCCCCCACCAGCACTCCGCTCGGGTGCGTCTCTGCCAGGCTCTGCGTTGCCGTCGGGTGCCTCAACCCCCACCAGCGTGTACGTCCGGCGCCCATCATCAGTCTTGGGCAACAACTCGAGCGCTTCAACGCCGCTTTCCCGGAGCCCCCAGCCAGACCAGGGTACATTCAATGCCAGTACAGGGAGTAAGTTCCGAGCGGCTCTGGCCGGCGCCGGAGCTAGTGACTCCGAGGCGCAAACGATTATCCGACCCGTCCATGTACGGTCTGCGTCTTTTACTCCTGGTCCTCGCTCAGACTCGAGCAACTCTCAACTTTCATCCAACTCACGCAACGCGTCGCGGCAAGGTTCAGGGCAGTCCTCACCACCCCGCCCTATCGTGTCGCGAAACACAGTCGCCGGCAGTGCCAGTGTcccgcgacgacgatccAACGAGTCATCCTCTCGTCTTCCTTCAACCGGCGCCGGTGCAGGCACTCCTCCGTCCACCCACTGGCCTTCATCATCTACCGACATTCTTCGCATGGCCGTGCGACAGGCGCCGGAGCCGCGCTTGTCGGCCCTGGCGGAGGTGACGACGTCTTCCGAGAATCTGACACAACACTTGGCCCCAGCAACATCGACGCCGATAAGCTCATCACTGCTCTCGCCCAGTACCCTGACTCCGACTGTCCTTCCTTCACCACCCACCATCGATGAAGTGGACCTGAACGGCAACGGATTGGAACTGGAACCGTCGTCCAATCACTCGTCCCCTGTGCGCCCCTCCCTCCAACTCGTCTCACCGCCTTCCGCCCTACATACACATCTTGCTCAtctggggctggggtcTCTCGCGACCGCCTCTGCTCCAACGTCACCGCGCGGTGGAAATGGCCAcctcgggcttgagcgCAAGCGTATGCCGCTGCCGTGGAACCCCACACATGGTACCCCATTGTCCTTCCCGGCGCCGCCCGACAGTCCAGAACTGCGAACAGTCGCGCTGCCGATCATGACGCCTGCACGAACTCCGGAAGCGTCCGAGCACCTGACACTAAAGCCTGCAGGCTTCGAGTCAAGACGATTCTCGTCCGGAAGCGACAACAGCCTGGGCGAGACGAGTGTCATTGGGCTGCGCAAGAGCATGTCGCCACGCGCACGTGTGTCGCCAGAGGCCATTATGCCGTGGTCTGGCAGCCTTCTTAACGGCAATACGCGCGATCCCTCGTCATCAACTGCGCGTTGGGAGAGCACCGGTGACGAGTCGGGCTACGACCTCAGCGATGATCACCACACCGATGAAGACAttgacctcgaggcggagatCGACGCCAACCAACTTGAACTTACACCTTCGGCCGAGATGGATCTAGAGCGCGACAAGTGGGAGCGCAAGGTGGGTTCCAGGCTTCCATtcagctgactccagatTGCAGACCTCGAGATTTCCAACTCGTCGCTGATGAAAATCAACCGCATGCTCGAGACAACCAAGGTCAAACAGCAGGGCGAG
Above is a genomic segment from Cutaneotrichosporon cavernicola HIS019 DNA, chromosome: 1 containing:
- a CDS encoding uncharacterized protein (Fungal domain of unknown function (DUF1750)), coding for MNSFPNPMPPQFHPGQMPFAGAPGVASHPQGMPGVPGVPGLPQGMASGMPMSIDPVQQQQLFLAQQQQLAAAQARAQASAGKKKQGKKGPQAPALPRQMAPPGADHFAKNAMAAESIEPWADALDELDPRELAMSRFRARNEVMAEIFGPERVQTIPTKEADAWAGFWPPGESLETKVHALETANAELEAKFDSEIEAFRKRLEEADGGDEAAATAVASDAS